In Bradyrhizobium guangdongense, the sequence GATGATCCCGGCCGGGATCGGAATCATGATGCCGGCGAGCGAGCCGTGGCGAGCGATCGAGTTCGCCTATGTGTTCGTGATGTGGGCGGTGATGATGGTCGGAATGATGGCGCCCTCGGCAGCGCCCATGATTTTGATGTACGCCCGCGTCGGCCGACGGGGCAAGGCGCAGGGCAAGCCGTTCGCCGCGACCGGGTGGTTTGCGGCCGGCTATCTCCTCGCCTGGAGCGGCTTCTCGCTGGCAGCCACCTTGCTCCAATGGATGACCGAGCGGGCAGCCCTCCTGGATTCCCGGATGGTGATGGTGAGCAACCTGCTCGGCGCAATCGTGCTGATCGCGGCGGGAATCTATCAATGGACACCGCTCAAGGAGGTCTGCCTCGCCCAATGTCAGTCGCCGTTCACGTTCCTGATGCGCCACGGCGGCTTTCGCGACAGCCCACGAGGCTGCCTGCTGCTGGGGTTGCGGCACGGCGGCTATTGTGTGGGCTGCTGCTGGGCTTTGATGGCGCTTCTGTTCGTGGGCGGGGTAATGAACGTGCTTTGGATTGCGCTCCTGGCGCTGCTCGTTCTCTTGGAGAAACTCATCCCGGTGGGACGATGGATCGCGCGCGCCGCCGGCCTTGCATGCGTGGCCGCGGGCGCCTGGCTGCTGCTGGTCTTACCGCAGTGATGAGCGACCGCTCAGCAATTGCCCCGAAGCACGGATAGTCCGCGAGCACTCCATGAGCCATTTCAATATTCTATGAGAGAATATTGGTGCGCTCGGAGGGACTCGAACCCCCACGGTGTTACCCACTGCCACCTCAAGGCAGCGCGTCTACCAGTTCCGCCACGAGCGCTAGGAGATACCGGCCTGAGGTCTTGAGGCTGGCCGGATCAGCGGCCGCCGATCTAACAAATCCATCAGGGGGATACAAGCCTGCAAAGGCCCTGAATTCCACAAGCTTGACAGGAAAGTCTCACCCGCCCGGATCGGCCCTATCAGGTGGGCGGGCGCTACCGCGTCCCCGGGGCGCTACCGCGTCCCCGGCGTCCTGGGCAGCATCTGCTTGACCTCGACCGCGATCCGGTTGCGGTCGACGAGCACGACGCCCGAGGCTACCGGCAGATTGTTGGCCAGGACCTTGACCTCGTCAGCCTCGGTTGCATCCAGCTCGATGATGGCGCCGCGGGAAAGACGTAATACTTGGTGGATCGGCATGGTGGTCGTCCCGAGCACGACCATGAGATCCACGGTGACTTTATCGAGTGTGGGCACTGTCAGACCGCCGCAACTGGAGACTTAAGACCTTTGAGACTTAAGACCTGGAACTCAACGCCAAAGGACTTGGCATTTGCGCCTGCGATCATCACCACGTTATGGTTAGCCAATGGTTAATCCGCCTCGAAACTCCCGCCAACAGCTCGATTTGACATCGTTTTCCGCCGCCGGCGGCGAGCCCGTCGAGTGGCGAATCTCCAACGCGCCGGTGCCCTATCCGCAAGCGGTGGCCGAGATGGAAGCGCGGGTCGCGGCGATCGCGGCGGGCGAGGCCCCCGAGCTGGTTTGGCTGCTCGAGCACCCCCCGCTCTACACCTCCGGGACGTCAGGCAAGGAGACCGACCTGCTCGACGCCCGCTTCCCGACGTTCGCAACCGGGCGCGGCGGACAGCTCACCTATCATGGCCCCGGCCAGCGGGTGGCCTACATCATGCTCGACCTCAAGCGCCGCCGGCCGGACGTACGGGCCTATGTCGCGAGCCTGGAGGAGCTGATCCTGAAGACGCTCGCCGCCTTCAACATCCGCGGCGAGCGGCGCGAGGACCGGGTCGGCGTCTGGGTGAAGCGGCCCGACAAGGGCGATGGGCACGAGGACAAGATCGCGGCGATCGGCGTGCGGCTGAAGCGCTGGGTCTCGTTCCACGGCATCGCGATCAATGTCGAGCCGGAGCTGTCGCATTTCGCCGGTATCGTGCCTTGCGGCGTCGCCGATCCCCGCTACGGCGTCACCTCGCTGGTCGATCTCGGCCAGCTCGTGACGATGGAAGATGTCGACGTCGCGCTCCGGCAGGCGTTTGAAGACCTGTTCGGACCGACCCGCGCACTGCTGCCGGAAGCGGCCGCCTGACACTTATTCTGTTCGAGCCTGGCGAGGCATCTTCACCGCTGGTCGCGGAATCAGCTACGCTTGCCTCCGGTGCCGCCCACGCCTCCCCCCTCCGCCGGGAAAGCAGACCTCATGCCGGGCGACTAGACCATCGGACCGACTGTTCGAGCACTGAGCATAAGGAGGGATTGCGCTTTCTGCTCGCATCAGGAGGTTCTGACGATGAAACTGTCTGCGCCGATCTATCATCTGAAGCGGAAAGCAAAACGCCTGTCCCGCGAGGAAGGCATCCCGCTTCACGATGCGCTCGACCGCATCGCCACGACGGAAGGCTTTTCCGCCTGGAGCATGCTTGCGGCGAAGGCCGCGGCATTGACGCCCGCCAACAAGCTGTTTCCGCAGTTCAGGCCCGGCGACCTGGTGCTGGTCGGCGCGCGTCCCGGCCAAGGCAAGACCTTGATGAGCCTCGAACTCGCGGTGGAGGCGATGAAGTCAGGCCATCGCGCGGCCTTCTTCTCGCTCGACTACACCGAGAAGGACGTGCTGGACCGCCTGCGTGCGATCGGCGCCCAGCCTGCGCAATTCGACGAGCTCTTCGAGGTCGATTGCTCCGATGCCATCAGCGCCGACTACATCGTCAAGCAGATGGCAACAGCGCCGCGCGGCACGGTCGTCGTGATCGACTATCTGCAACTGCTCGACCAGAGGCGGGAGAACCCCGATCTGACCGTGCAGGTGTGCGCGCTGAAATCCTTCGCACGCGACAACGGGCTGATCATCGTCTTCATCTCGCAGATCGACCGGTCCTATGATCCCGCGACCAAGCCCTGCCCCGAGCTCAGCGATGTCAGACTGCCGAACCCGCTGGACCTGAAGCTGTTCGACAAGACATGCTTCATGAATGATTCAGAAGTCCAGTTCCGGGTCGCAAGCTGACAAACGAGCCGCGGGTGAGATCACTCACCCGCGGCTCAAAAGCCTCACGCTGCCTTCAGCGACACGTCGAGCTTGCCGGCGATATAACGGCGTTCCTGGCTCAAGCCGCCAAAGCCGTAGGCATCGCCCCTGACCTCGTCGACGTGCAGATAGGTCTCAGGGTGCAGCGAGCCCAAAATCTCGGCCATGCGCTTGAACATTGCGGCGAGATAGGCCGCCTTCTCATCCTTGGTGTTGGTGCCTTCGGTGACGTGGATGTCGATCCAGTAGCTGGCGAGCTTCTGCTCGGCGAGCGACTTGCCGCCGGCGAACCAGTCCCCAGCATCGACCGACTTCACGATGATCGCGGTGACGTTGGGGTCCTTGTGCAGAATCCCGGCCGTCAGCTCGGACACGGCGCTGGCGATATCCGCCTTTAGCGACGGCGACTGGCGGGACGAGGTGTAGGCTACGGTGATCAGGGGCATGGTCGTTCTCCTCAAATGCCGCGGCCGGGTCGACGCGGCGTTGGTGAGAAGCTAGACCGTCCCTCTGTATTTTGGTATCTTATCAGGATTGATACCAGTGATAACAGATTGTAATGACAGCGACACTCGACATCGCGACGGTCCAGGCCTTCCTGCTGGTTGCCGACCTGCAGAGCTTCACCCGTGCCGCAGAGGCGCTCGGCACGACGCAGGCCGCGGTCAGCCTCAAGCTGCAACGACTGGAAACGTTGCTGACAAAGCGCCTCGTCGAACGCTCGCCGCGCGCGGTCCGGCTCACCGCCGATGGCGCGGCGTTCCTCGATCGCGCCCGCGCGCTGATGACCGCGCATGACCTCGCGCTCTCCGGCGATGCACCGACTGCACGGTCGCTCTCGCTCGGTATCTCCGATCACGCCGCAGGCCCTGAACTGGTGCCGCTGCTCGAACGCCTGCACGCCACGTCGTCAAACCTCACGCTTGCCGTCACCATCGGCTTCTCGCGCGAGATGCAGGATGCCTATGACGCGGGCGAGCTCGATGCGGTGATCGTACGTCAGGAAGGCAGTCGTCGCGGCGGCGAGAAGCTGACGGAGGACGAATTCGGCTGGTTCGCGTCAAGACGCTTCACGCTGCCGAAGGGCGAGCCACTGCCGCTCGCGACCCTCGCTCCGCCCTGCGGCGTCCGGGCAGTTGCCGTGCGCGCACTCGACAAGGCCGGCCTCGCCTGGCGCGAACGGTTTGTTGGCGGCGGTGTCACGGCGGTGGTCGCCGCCGCACTCGCCGGCCTCGCTGTCGCGCCTCTGGCGCGGCGGATCGCGCCTCCCGGACTGGTCGATATCGGGACCGCGCACGAATTGCCCAAACTCGGCAGCTCGAAAGTGATGCTGCACTCGAAAGTGAGCGATCCCGCCAAGCTCGCGGCCCTGCGCGCGGTGGCGGCGACGTTTAGAAGTGCGACCGATACACGCCTTGGCGGCAAGCATTAGGCTGCCTCGCCCGCGGGGTGCCCACAACCGGCGTTGCGTTTCTCCACGTACCGACAACTCCCAAACACGAGCCGATGTCGCACGCGCAGCGAGCGCATGCGGGCCGCGGCTTCCCAGAAGTCCGCCTCGGCCAGGTGTCGGCCTCGGCCGGACGTTGGCCCAGGCGATGCCCTCCGGGTCAGCGCCGCCCCCGGCCCCCCGCCTCCTGCATACCGTCCGGTCCATTTGCCCAAAAACGTCCCAGAGAAGCGGAACCAAACGCAGCCTCGCGCGTTTGCTCCCGTTGCAGGCGGGGTCTGGAATGATCAAAAAGTTCAATCAACAGAGAGACTTGTTCGAAAGCGAACGGAGTTTCCGGCTGTTGGTGGAGGGAGTCGCGGACTACGCCCTCTACATGCTCGACCCGAACGGCATCATCACGAGCTGGAATATCGGCGGCGAGCGGATCAAAGGCTATTCGCCCCAGGAGATCCTCGGCCAGCATTTCTCGCGCTTTTACACCGAGACCGACCGCGCCAACGGCAAGCCTGCCCGTGCGCTCGGCATCGCGCGGGACCAGGGCCGCTACGAGGAGGAAGGCTGGCGTGTCCGCAAGGACGGCACCTTCTTCTGGGCCAGCGTCGTGATCGACCCGATCTACGAGGGCGGCACCCTCGTCGGCTTTGCCAAGATCACTCGCGACATCACCGAGCGCCGCAACACTCAGCTCAAGCTCGAGGCGATGCAGAGACAGCTTGCCGAGTCGCAGAAGTTCGATGCGCTCGGCCAGCTCACTGGCGGCGTCGCGCACGATTTCAACAATTTGCTGATGATCATCAGCGGCAGCCTTCATGTCCTGAAGAGGGGCGACTCCGAGGATTCGAGATTGCAGCGCGCGATCTCGGCGATCGAGACCGCCACCAAGCGCGGCGCCGCGCTGACGGGCCAGCTCCTGACCTTCGCGCGCCGGCAGAGCGTCAATCCGCAACCGATCCAATTCGGCGATCGCATCGAGGCGATCCGGGAGGTGCTTCACGCCGGCGTCGGCAGCGCTGTCCGCCTCGCCTTCGAGATCGAGCGGGAAATCTGGCCGATCAAGGCCGATGTCTCGGAGTTCGAGACGGCACTGCTCAACCTCGTCATCAACGCGCGCGACGCGATGCCGGATGGCGGCACCGTGACGATCGGCGCGCACAACATCGTCCTGAACGATCCGCTGCATAGCGGCGAATTCGTCGCCATCACTGTCGCCGATACCGGCTTCGGCATCCCCTCCGACGTCGTCGACAAGATCTTCGAACCGTTCTTCACGACCAAGCCGGTCGGAAAAGGCACCGGTCTCGGCCTGTCGCAGGTGCACGGCTTTGCGCATCAGGCCGGCGGCACGGTCAGGGTTGCAAGCGAGCTCGGCAAGGGCACGACTTTCACCATCCTGCTGCCGCGTGAAACCGCGACCGCACCGAGCGAGACGTCCGGGACGGCGCCCCTGCGCGGCAGCGGCACGGTTCTGCTGGTCGAGGACAATCCCGACGTCGCTCTGGTCAGCACCGGGCTTCTGGAGCAGCTCGGCTACAGCGTACGCCGCGTCGCCGATGCCGAAGCCGCCTTGCATGAGGTCGAGCAGAACAGCATCGACTTCGTGTTCTCCGATATCGTGATGCCCGGCAAGATGGACGGGCTCAGCCTCGCCCATCGCCTCCGCCAGATCCGCCCCGGCCTGCCAGTCCTGCTCGCCACCGGCTACAGCGACGTCGCAGCCGGCGTGCGCGGCGATTTCCCGATCCTGCGCAAGCCGTACGAGATCCACGAGCTGAGCGAAGCGATTGCGAAGCTGCCGAGGTGAGTTTTTCTGCATCTCTCCCGAAGGGAGAGGTAAGCGTCGGCGCGAGCGCCGATCGTTCCCGTCACACCGTCGGCAACACCGAGAAGGTCTCCCCTGCCCTGCGCAGGTTCAGTTCGTCGACACTGGCGGTTTCACTGGTGACGCTATCGACATGCGAGGACGGCGGGCCGTGGCGGCATAGCGCGACCATGTCGGCGACGAGTTTCGGCGTGCCAGCGAACAGCGCCTCGACACTGCCGTCGCGGCGGTTGCGGACCCAGCCTTCGAGCCCGCTCGTGCTCGCCGTGTGCTCGACCCAGGCGCGATAGCCGACACCCTGGACACGGCCGCGGATCATGACCTGGAGAATGGCCCGGCTCATTTCTTCAGCCCGAGAAAAGCGGCGCTGCGCGCCTTGATATCGGCTTCGCGCATGATGCGGCCGGTCAGCTCGGACGATGCGAGGGCTTTGAGGTTTTTCGGCGGCGTGCCCTCGCGCAACGCGCTCTGGACCTCGTAGATGGCCTGCGTCGCCGCAGCGATCGGCGCGTGGCCCTGGAGCGCGATGCGTACGCGCTGGCTGGCGAGATAGTCGATCGCGTTCAATTCGTCGGGCGCGTCGCCAAGCACGATCGGCAGACGCGTGGCGGACGCGATCGCCTCGAGTTCGGCGCACGACTTGATCCCGGTGAAGAACAGCGCATCGACACCGGTCGCTTCATAGGCGCTGGCGCGCTCGATCGCATCCTCGATCGAGGTGATCGAGGCCGCGCCGGTCCGGCCCATGATGACGAGCGAGGCATCGCCGCGCGCATCGAGGGCGCCCTTCATCTTGCCGACGCCCTCCTCCAGCGAGATCAACTGCGCCTTCGCCTCGCCGAAAGCTGCAGGAAGAAGCGTGTCCTCGATGGTGAGGCCGGCAGCGCCCGCGGTCTCCAGCTCCTGCACCGTGCGGCGCACGTTGAGCGCGTTGCCATAGCCGTGATCGGCATCGACCAGCACCGGCAGGCTCGCGGCGCGCGACATCCGCCGCATCTGCTCGGCAAGCTCCGTGAGCGTGATCAGGGTGACGTCGGGATCGCCGAGCACCGCGAGCGAGGCCACCGAGCCGCCGAACATGCCGAGCGGAAAGCCGAGATCCTCGGCAATACGGATCGAGATTGCGTCGTAGACCGAGCCCGGATGGACGCAAGCCGAGGCCGACAGGATGTGGCGCAATTTCTCGCGGCGGGAACGAAAGGTCATGGTGCCCTCACCTGTTGCGACGCAGCCGCAACATACTCCGTCATTGCGAGCAACGTAACTATGGCGCCTCCCGTGCCCCGGCTCTGCGAAGCAACGCTGGTGGATTGCATCGCGTCCGGGATACGAGCGTGGGTTTGTTACGCAAACTCCAGAATCAGCGCGTCCACCGCGAGCGTCGCGCCGGCGCTGGCGTGGATCTTCTTCACGGTGCCGTCCTGCTCGGCGCGGAGTACGTTCTGCATCTTCATGGCTTCGACCACGGCCAGCGTTTCGCCGGCCTTGACCTCCTGCCCCTCGGTCACCGCGATCGAGACGATGAGGCCAGGCATCGGACAGAGCAGCTTTTTGCCGGTGTCGGAAGCCGCGGCGACCGGCATCAGGCGTGCGGACGTCGCTTCCGTTTCGGTCCAGACATAGACGGGCACCTCGACGCCCTGATGGGCGAGCCGGATGCCGTTCGGAATCGGCCGCGCCTGCACCGCGACGAAATGGCCATCGATGGTGCCCTGCCAGACCGGATCGCCCGGCTTCCACGGCGACTGCAGGAGGTGCGCGTTGCCGACTTTGCCCTCGGCATCGACGAAGCGGATCGCGATCGCCTCACCCTCGCGTCCCACCTCGAGCTGGATCTCCTGGCGATCGAGCCAGACGGCGCGGCGGCGCTCGCGCTGTACGATCCTGCCGCCCATCTGGCCGGAGATCTGCCGCTTGCGCTCGCCGAGCACGTGATCGATGGCGGCACCGACCGCGGCGATGCGCCGTGCGACCTCGCCTTCGGGCAGGCGCACCGCAAAACCCTTGGGGAATTCCTCGGCGATGAAGCCGGTCGACAGCCGGCCCTCGCGCCAGCGCGGATGATGCATCAGCGCCGACAGGAACGGGATGTTGTGCCTGATGCCATCGACATAGAACGAGTCGAGCGCAGTCGCCTGCGCTTCGATCGCAGCCGCGCGCGAGGGCGCATGCGTGACGAGCTTGGCGATCATCGGATCGTAATGGATCGAGATCTCGCCGCCCTCCTGCACGCCGGTGTCGTTGCGGATCGTGATGCCATCCTCGCTGGCTTCCGCCGGCGGACGGTATTTCACCAGACGCCCGATCGACGGCAGGAAGTTGCGGAACGGGTCTTCGGCGTAGAGGCGCGACTCGACGGCCCAGCCGGTCAGCGTGACGTCCTTCTGCGCGATGGCGAGCTTCTCGCCGGCGGCGACACGGATCATCTGCTCGACGAGATCGACCCCCGTGACGAGCTCGGTGACGGGATGCTCGACCTGGAGGCGTGTGTTCATCTCCAGGAAGTAGAAACTCTTGTCCTGCCCTGCGACGAATTCGACCGTGCCGGCGGAATCATAATTCACCGCCTTGGCCAGCGCGACCGCCTGCTCGCCCATCTTGCGGCGGGTGGCCTCGTCGAGCAGCGGCGACGGCGCCTCCTCGATGACCTTCTGGTTGCGGCGCTGGATTGAGCATTCGCGCTCGCCGAGATAGATCACGTTGCCGTGCTTGTCGCCCAGCACCTGGATCTCGATATGGCGGGGATCGACGATGAACTTCTCAATGAAGACGCGGTCGTCGCCGAACGAGGCCTTCGCTTCTGCTTTGGCGAGGCCAAATCCCTCCTCGACCTCCCCGGTCGAGTAGGCGATGCGCATGCCCTTGCCGCCACCGCCGGCGGAGGCCTTGATCATGACGGGATAGCCGATCGCGTCGGCGATCCGGACCGCGTGCTTGGCGTCTTCGATCACGCCGAGGAAACCGGGGACAGTCGAGACGTCGGCGTTCGCCGCTGCCTTCTTGGATTCGATCTTGTCGCCCATCGCTGCAATGGCGCCCGGGTTCGGGCCGATAAAGACGATGCCGGCGGCTTCCAGCGCCCGCGGAAACGCCTCGCGCTCGGACAGGAAGCCGTAGCCGGGATGGACGGCCTCGGCGCCCGTCTTGCGGCAGGCCTCGACGATCTTGTCGATCACCAGATAGCTCTCGGCCGCCGCGGGCGGGCCGATCAAGACGGCCTCGTCGGCCATCTCGACATGGAGGGCGTCGCGGTCGGCCTCGGAATAGACGGCCACCGTCTGAATTCCCATCTTGCGGGCGGTCTTGATGACCCGGCAGGCGATTTCGCCGCGATTGGCGATCAGGATGCGTTTGAACATGATTGTCTTGAGCTTCGTCCCTTGGGCGGGACCCCTCCCGGGCCGTTGGCGGGCCAACCGGACGGGGCCGTATCCTGTCGTGGTACAGCAAAATCGGCCGGAGGCAACGGTCTAAATCCGCCCCGCTCTGGCGTACCAGCGCAAGACCCGTACAGGCCGGGCAAGCGCCTCTGACGGCTTACGGCCTCCCGACCTTGGTCTTGTCCTTGGCGACATCCCGGACCAGGCTGTGGATGAAGCCCAGCTTGGCGACTACGGCCGGGGACAGAATAAAGGGATAGAGATCGCGCAAGCCCATGGCGCGGTTGACGCTGTTCATGGCGAAGGTGAAGGGCAGCCATGCGTTGACAAGCGCCTCGACGCCCTTCGCCTCGTAGGGGTTGAAGCGGATCCGCGCCGTCAGCTCCCCGCCGTGGTCGACCCTGGGGCGCACCTCCATGCCGAACTCGCCGGCCATCTCCAGGGTATCGACGATGTGGAGATAGTGCGCCCAGGTCTCGGCGAAATCTTCCCAGGGGTGCATGGTGGCGTAGGCCGACACGAAATTCTGCTGCCAGTCCGGCGGCGCGCCTTCGGCATAGTGGCGCTGCAGGGCCTGACCGTAATCGACAGTGTCGTCGCCGAACACCGCGCGGCATTCCTCCAGCTTCCCACCATCGCGCACCAGCACGTCCCAGAAATAATGTCCGACCTCATGGCGGAAATGCCCGAGCAGCGTGCGATACGGCTCGCCCATCTCCAGCCTGCGCCGCTCGCGCTCGATGGTGTCGGTTTCGGTGAGCGCGATCGTGATCAGGCCGTTGTCGTGGCCGGTCATGATCTTCTGCCCGGTGCTCGGGTCATCGGCGAGGAAATTGAAGATCAGGCCATGCTCGGGATCGTCCTGGCGGGTCTGGAGCGGCAGCTTCCAGCGGATCAGGGAATAGAACAGCCGATGCTTCGCCACCTCCAGCTCGCGCCAACCGGCGAGCTGCGCCGGATCGGAGAGGTCGGGCACGATGCCGTTGTGGCGGCAGGCGCGGCAAAAGCCCGTGACATCGCTAACATCCGTGAGCCAGTTGCAGGCGTCGTATTCGGCGTTGCGGCAGAGCATGCGGCTCTCGCTCTTGTCCCCAAGGGTCTTCCAGCCCTCCCCATCCGGCTCGACCGCCGACATGGTTTCCTGCTCCGGCAGGAAGGCGACCCGATGGCCGCAGCGTTCGCAAGCGCGGTTCTCGAAATAGAGAACATTGCCGCAGTCCTGGCAGACAAAGAGCTTCAAGTTTTAGCCTCTTGGAAAATGGAGTTCTACCAACATCAGTTGTGACG encodes:
- a CDS encoding DUF2182 domain-containing protein, whose product is MTDSALETVLRRDRWVVSGAIGIIVALAWSYVLWLANDMDMGGMDMTGFRMIPAGIGIMMPASEPWRAIEFAYVFVMWAVMMVGMMAPSAAPMILMYARVGRRGKAQGKPFAATGWFAAGYLLAWSGFSLAATLLQWMTERAALLDSRMVMVSNLLGAIVLIAAGIYQWTPLKEVCLAQCQSPFTFLMRHGGFRDSPRGCLLLGLRHGGYCVGCCWALMALLFVGGVMNVLWIALLALLVLLEKLIPVGRWIARAAGLACVAAGAWLLLVLPQ
- a CDS encoding FliM/FliN family flagellar motor switch protein, with product MPTLDKVTVDLMVVLGTTTMPIHQVLRLSRGAIIELDATEADEVKVLANNLPVASGVVLVDRNRIAVEVKQMLPRTPGTR
- the lipB gene encoding lipoyl(octanoyl) transferase LipB, which gives rise to MVNPPRNSRQQLDLTSFSAAGGEPVEWRISNAPVPYPQAVAEMEARVAAIAAGEAPELVWLLEHPPLYTSGTSGKETDLLDARFPTFATGRGGQLTYHGPGQRVAYIMLDLKRRRPDVRAYVASLEELILKTLAAFNIRGERREDRVGVWVKRPDKGDGHEDKIAAIGVRLKRWVSFHGIAINVEPELSHFAGIVPCGVADPRYGVTSLVDLGQLVTMEDVDVALRQAFEDLFGPTRALLPEAAA
- a CDS encoding DNA helicase, with translation MKLSAPIYHLKRKAKRLSREEGIPLHDALDRIATTEGFSAWSMLAAKAAALTPANKLFPQFRPGDLVLVGARPGQGKTLMSLELAVEAMKSGHRAAFFSLDYTEKDVLDRLRAIGAQPAQFDELFEVDCSDAISADYIVKQMATAPRGTVVVIDYLQLLDQRRENPDLTVQVCALKSFARDNGLIIVFISQIDRSYDPATKPCPELSDVRLPNPLDLKLFDKTCFMNDSEVQFRVAS
- a CDS encoding tautomerase family protein codes for the protein MPLITVAYTSSRQSPSLKADIASAVSELTAGILHKDPNVTAIIVKSVDAGDWFAGGKSLAEQKLASYWIDIHVTEGTNTKDEKAAYLAAMFKRMAEILGSLHPETYLHVDEVRGDAYGFGGLSQERRYIAGKLDVSLKAA
- a CDS encoding LysR family transcriptional regulator — translated: MTATLDIATVQAFLLVADLQSFTRAAEALGTTQAAVSLKLQRLETLLTKRLVERSPRAVRLTADGAAFLDRARALMTAHDLALSGDAPTARSLSLGISDHAAGPELVPLLERLHATSSNLTLAVTIGFSREMQDAYDAGELDAVIVRQEGSRRGGEKLTEDEFGWFASRRFTLPKGEPLPLATLAPPCGVRAVAVRALDKAGLAWRERFVGGGVTAVVAAALAGLAVAPLARRIAPPGLVDIGTAHELPKLGSSKVMLHSKVSDPAKLAALRAVAATFRSATDTRLGGKH
- a CDS encoding PAS domain-containing sensor histidine kinase yields the protein MIKKFNQQRDLFESERSFRLLVEGVADYALYMLDPNGIITSWNIGGERIKGYSPQEILGQHFSRFYTETDRANGKPARALGIARDQGRYEEEGWRVRKDGTFFWASVVIDPIYEGGTLVGFAKITRDITERRNTQLKLEAMQRQLAESQKFDALGQLTGGVAHDFNNLLMIISGSLHVLKRGDSEDSRLQRAISAIETATKRGAALTGQLLTFARRQSVNPQPIQFGDRIEAIREVLHAGVGSAVRLAFEIEREIWPIKADVSEFETALLNLVINARDAMPDGGTVTIGAHNIVLNDPLHSGEFVAITVADTGFGIPSDVVDKIFEPFFTTKPVGKGTGLGLSQVHGFAHQAGGTVRVASELGKGTTFTILLPRETATAPSETSGTAPLRGSGTVLLVEDNPDVALVSTGLLEQLGYSVRRVADAEAALHEVEQNSIDFVFSDIVMPGKMDGLSLAHRLRQIRPGLPVLLATGYSDVAAGVRGDFPILRKPYEIHELSEAIAKLPR
- a CDS encoding acylphosphatase; this translates as MSRAILQVMIRGRVQGVGYRAWVEHTASTSGLEGWVRNRRDGSVEALFAGTPKLVADMVALCRHGPPSSHVDSVTSETASVDELNLRRAGETFSVLPTV
- a CDS encoding isocitrate lyase/PEP mutase family protein, whose protein sequence is MTFRSRREKLRHILSASACVHPGSVYDAISIRIAEDLGFPLGMFGGSVASLAVLGDPDVTLITLTELAEQMRRMSRAASLPVLVDADHGYGNALNVRRTVQELETAGAAGLTIEDTLLPAAFGEAKAQLISLEEGVGKMKGALDARGDASLVIMGRTGAASITSIEDAIERASAYEATGVDALFFTGIKSCAELEAIASATRLPIVLGDAPDELNAIDYLASQRVRIALQGHAPIAAATQAIYEVQSALREGTPPKNLKALASSELTGRIMREADIKARSAAFLGLKK
- a CDS encoding acetyl-CoA carboxylase biotin carboxylase subunit — its product is MFKRILIANRGEIACRVIKTARKMGIQTVAVYSEADRDALHVEMADEAVLIGPPAAAESYLVIDKIVEACRKTGAEAVHPGYGFLSEREAFPRALEAAGIVFIGPNPGAIAAMGDKIESKKAAANADVSTVPGFLGVIEDAKHAVRIADAIGYPVMIKASAGGGGKGMRIAYSTGEVEEGFGLAKAEAKASFGDDRVFIEKFIVDPRHIEIQVLGDKHGNVIYLGERECSIQRRNQKVIEEAPSPLLDEATRRKMGEQAVALAKAVNYDSAGTVEFVAGQDKSFYFLEMNTRLQVEHPVTELVTGVDLVEQMIRVAAGEKLAIAQKDVTLTGWAVESRLYAEDPFRNFLPSIGRLVKYRPPAEASEDGITIRNDTGVQEGGEISIHYDPMIAKLVTHAPSRAAAIEAQATALDSFYVDGIRHNIPFLSALMHHPRWREGRLSTGFIAEEFPKGFAVRLPEGEVARRIAAVGAAIDHVLGERKRQISGQMGGRIVQRERRRAVWLDRQEIQLEVGREGEAIAIRFVDAEGKVGNAHLLQSPWKPGDPVWQGTIDGHFVAVQARPIPNGIRLAHQGVEVPVYVWTETEATSARLMPVAAASDTGKKLLCPMPGLIVSIAVTEGQEVKAGETLAVVEAMKMQNVLRAEQDGTVKKIHASAGATLAVDALILEFA
- a CDS encoding zinc-binding metallopeptidase family protein; translated protein: MKLFVCQDCGNVLYFENRACERCGHRVAFLPEQETMSAVEPDGEGWKTLGDKSESRMLCRNAEYDACNWLTDVSDVTGFCRACRHNGIVPDLSDPAQLAGWRELEVAKHRLFYSLIRWKLPLQTRQDDPEHGLIFNFLADDPSTGQKIMTGHDNGLITIALTETDTIERERRRLEMGEPYRTLLGHFRHEVGHYFWDVLVRDGGKLEECRAVFGDDTVDYGQALQRHYAEGAPPDWQQNFVSAYATMHPWEDFAETWAHYLHIVDTLEMAGEFGMEVRPRVDHGGELTARIRFNPYEAKGVEALVNAWLPFTFAMNSVNRAMGLRDLYPFILSPAVVAKLGFIHSLVRDVAKDKTKVGRP